From the genome of Spinacia oleracea cultivar Varoflay chromosome 2, BTI_SOV_V1, whole genome shotgun sequence, one region includes:
- the LOC130467837 gene encoding probable inorganic phosphate transporter 1-12, with amino-acid sequence MAKRQKLKVLSVLDVAKTQWYHLKVFMILGMGFFTNVYELFSISVVTKILGRLYYTEPNPTSPGFIPMNVALCGTFAGQLIFGWLGDKLGRKKTPAQQATQQNQTEQHKVCTKELHNSKPA; translated from the exons ATGGCGAAGAGACAAAAGTTAAAAGTGCTAAGTGTACTTGACGTAGCAAAGACACAATGGTACCACTTGAAAGTTTTCATGATTCTTGGTATGGGCTTCTTTACTAATGTCTATGAGCTTTTCTCCATATCTGTGGTGACCAAAATCTTAGGCCGTCTCTATTACACTGAGCCAAATCCAACTAGCCCAGGGTTTATACCCATGAATGTGGCCTTGTGTGGTACCTTTGCTGGGCAACTCATCTTTGGGTGGTTAGGTGACAAGTTAGGAAGGAAAAAG acacCAGCCCAACAAGCTACACAGCAGAACCAGACTGAACAACACAAGGTTTGCACAAAAGAACTGCACAACAGCAAGCCAGCCTGA
- the LOC130467836 gene encoding uncharacterized protein isoform X2 — MVAPQSSLPRPTSMVSKPQLKALSKPSFTQTKPSSNPLQQPIPPTLTGTTQSRWYKGPTFPNLTEIATQKASTPNPHQPTMQPVLQPFKATLQPSLQPFKASQQPQTATNQPQKTTHQLHKATQQPQKATQQPVSSFTSVKPHLEKRAFVAPLGATKHVMSQSPTPPDTMAMKKRTGKQEGQLPPTYMHVSENAFQPLRSPPSNQVESEVMPNYNWDEFEESASESENEFDQGEGSDTAVKKATLRHRIIIPNWPESREFDEKVEAIAIDADGIRHLVKGPVLPRDVWHDAKGFRYIVKLNEFNQPIRKGGKILVSFLGDIAKNDSLCPVGVPSWRAVNNQLKTNVVTMIRKHFVLPDGPLVNKALVMRIDKPWNNHRYKLKRDFFDPVNKSREENYANVPDGVSTRSWTELVDYWLLPEAMEKSEMGKNARALQGNKHNSGATSFANRRVDMKEKKGVFSELAFFKSVYAKEDGSFKEGTLPHQFVEDANKKVQENLASSSSSKPVIEIENAVFNELMYKGEVPKRPLNYGFGVKQSDIFGVEGLLRKEGSSYVNNNAMEVENMKGEISVVKKQNEDLAQQNQVLNTKFEETTQSFKMIASFLGQVLKEVRKGNVSSNLLDGAESAINMITDDSGGNGDNQAEK, encoded by the exons ATGGTTGCACCACAATCATCCTTGCCTCGGCCTACTTCCATGGTTTCAAAGCCACAACTGAAGGCATTATCAAAACCATCCTTTACCCAGACAAAACCATCCTCTAAcccattacaacaaccaattccGCCCACTCTTACAGGAACAACACAAAGTAGATGGTATAAAGGACCTACGTTTCCCAATCTGACTGAAATTGCAACACAAAAAGCGTCAACACCGAATCCACACCAGCCTACTATGCAGCCTGTGTTGCAGCCTTTCAAAGCTACCTTGCAGCCTTCTTTGCAGCCTTTCAAAGCTTCCCAACAGCCTCAAACAGCTACCAATCAGCCTCAAAAAACTACCCATCAGCTTCACAAAGCTACACAACAGCCTCAAAAAGCTACACAACAGCCGGTATCTTCTTTTACAAGTGTCAAACCACATTTAGAGAAAAGAGCATTTGTTGCACCTTTGGGAGCAACAAAACATGTGATGTCACAATCTCCTACACCACCAGACACCATGGCAATGAAAAAGAGAACCGGGAAGCAAGAAGGTCAGTTGCCTCCAACATACATGCATGTGAGTGAGAATGCATTTCAACCTCTGCGATCTCCTCCATCCAATCAGGTTGAGAGTGAAGTTATGCCAAACTACAACTGGGACGAATTTGAAGAATCGGCTTCTGAGAGTGAAAATGAATTTGATCAAGGAGAAGGAAGTGATACTGCTGTGAAGAAAGCAACACTTCGACATCGAATCATTATTCCAAATTGGCCAGAATCGAGGGAGTTTGATGAGAAGGTGGAGGCTATAGCTATAG ATGCTGATGGAATACGACATCTGGTAAAGGGACCAGTTCTGCCTCGAGACGTTTGGCATGATGCAAAGGGGTTCAGATACATTGTCAAGCTCAATGAATTCAACCAACCTATTCGAAAAGGTGGGAAGATCCTTGTGAGCTTCCTTGGAGATATTGCAAAAAATGATTCACTTTGTCCAGTGGGAGTCCCAAGTTGGCGTGCTGTGAACAATCAGTTAAAAACTAATGTTGTTACAATGATTCGG aaacattttgtGTTACCTGATGGACCTCTAGTTAACAAGGCACTAGTGATGCGTATTGACAAACCATGGAACAATCATCGATACAAATTGAAGAGGGATTTTTTCGATCCAGTGAATAAATCTCGAGAAGAGAACTATGCCAACGTGCCTGATGGAGTGTCCACTAGGAGTTGGAcggaattggtagattattggcttTTACCAGAGGCCATG gaaaaatctgaaatgggAAAAAATGCTCGAGCTTTACAAGGCAATAAGCACAACAGTGGTGCTACAAGCTTTGCTAATCGAAGAGTTGATATG aaagagaagaaaggagTGTTTAGCGAATTGGCATTTTTCAAATCAGTTTACGCCAAAGAAGATGGAAGCTTTAAAGAGGGCACACTTCCTCATCAATTTGTG GAGGATGCCAACAAAAAGGTCCAAGAAAATCTTGCGAGTTCCTCTTCTTCAAAGCCCGTAATTGAAATTGAGAATGCAGTCTTTAATGAGCTCATGTATAAAGGTGAAGTACCTAAACGTCCTCTGAATTATGGATTTGGAGTGAAGCAAAGCGACATCTTTGGAGTGGAAGGTTTGCTGAGGAAAGAAGGGTCAAGCTATGTTAACAACAATGCTATGGAAGTGGAGAACATGAAAGGTGAAATATCAGTTGTCAAGAAGCAAAATGAGGACCTTGCGCAACAAAATCAAGTTCTAAACACCAAGTTTGAAGAAACAACACAATCATTTAAAATGATTGCTTCTTTTTTGGGACAAGTTTTGAAGGAAGTACGCAAAGGGAATGTTTCATCGAACCTTTTAGATGGTGCGGAATCAGCAATAAATATG ATTACTGATGATTCTGGTGGCAATGGTGACAACCAGGCCGAGAAATGA
- the LOC130467380 gene encoding uncharacterized protein — protein sequence MDKSWIDLPTGHHEYIDGCMEFIEFAKQDLVEGKIRCPCKNCKVEKWFSVNEVERHILFKGFYKPYKDWIFHGKGDTFQRMFESDGGITSEGSLDNQSGFVGRDNMGGLLRSAFSVNMPPNCPNLEAREDDEWIEEPLAYDTDVEYDYSTIEEDVTYKKLLEASEEKLYEGCINFSKLSFLLHLFHLKCMNHWSIESFNMLLKLILDAFPQILDFPSSYYYSKKMIKDLGLGYEKIDACPNNCMLYWGEFLKKDKCHVCGTSRWKKTKDRGNVVSDQGTDTCKKGVPAKVMRYFPLIPRLKRIYMSSSTAEDMRWHDTERLGEDDKKILRHPSDGLAWKEFDERHSDFALDPRSVRLGLASDGFNPYRLMNTTYSTWPVMLIPYNLPPWLCMKPSSFILSTLIPGKSGPGNDIDVYLQPLVHELKLLWTGVEAFDAFAGEKFNLRAALLWTINDFPGYAMLSGLSTKGYNACPICLDSTPSDRFGSKICYCSYRKWLPADHPYRCQGDKFCEKFGTNEWGKAPSRPSGTDILRQQEKVKHVYGKSKAPPKKRQRGHDDDDDVQDESDFGTKRSIFFDLVYWEHNLLRHNLDVMHIEKNVSENILGTLLSMDKSRDSRNDREALEAWRIKSHLWLSTNPNGGECMPPASYSMSTEEKERFLNVLQKIKVPDGYGSNLSSCVNMKQRKLINLKSHDNHVLMQDILPVALRASKATKVIDLLARLSSFFKKLCSTTIDPDDLDGLQNEIILTLCELEKEFLPSFFTIMVHLLIHLVEEVKLGGPVQYRWMYPIERLISYTSKLYSFYLIFHIYHILSTNVLFERYLSHLKSHVTNKAQPEGSIAEGFLLEETIRFCSRYLQGVKTIFNIPKRMDDDIPNPNDYLFNSGGRVIGKEVSIRLDDKSLKQAHRYILLHSDEIKGDLDEFLTEKRQMNLQNPVTESDESNWIINEFGGWLQNKVHYIDATTEDGKLRKALAGGLHSYGRKLKGYIINGYKFLSTDRDSRLLTQNSGIMVEADGDAYYGKVKHIYELDYYGDYKVVLFRCDWVDIHRGVKAYPNGGVCVNFSKLMHSGRLLQDDPFVFSSQAKQVFYIEDEIQKGWLHVVKNKPRDVFDLGDSLPVEEEGGTN from the exons ATGGATAAAAGTTGGATCGATCTACCCACTGGTCATCATGAATATATCGACGGTTGTATGGAATTTATTGAGTTTGCCAAGCAAGATCTAGTCGAAGGAAAAATTAGATGTCCATGTAAGAACTGTAAGGTAGAGAAATGGTTCTCCGTAAATGAAGTGGAGAGGCATATTTTGTTTAAGGGATTTTATAAGCCATATAAGGATTGGATTTTTCATGGTAAAGGGGATACGTTTCAGCGTAtgtttgagagtgatggagggaTTACTAGTGAAGGATCCCTTGATAACCAAAGTGGGTTCGTAGGTCGAGATAATATGGGAGGGCTATTAAGATCAGCATTTAGTGTTAATATGCCTCCCAATTGCCCAAATTTAGAAGCACGAGAGGATGATGAATGGATTGAGGAGCCCTTGGCCTATGACACAGATGTAGAATATGATTATTCTACAATAGAAGAAGATGTGACATATAAGAAGTTGCTTGAAGCTTCTGAGGAGAAATTGTACGAGGGGTGTATCAATTTTTcaaagttatcttttctgttaCACTTGTTTCACTTGAAGTGTATGAATCACTGGTCCATAGAATCTTTCAATATGTTGTTGAAGCTAATTCTAGATGCATTTCCTCAAATACTTGATTTTCCCTCATCTTATTATTACAGtaagaaaatgataaaagaCTTGGGCCTTGGGTATGAAAAGATTGATGCTTGTCCGAATAATTGCATGTTGTATTGGGGTGAATTTTTAAAGAAAGACAAGTGTCATGTTTGTGGTACATCGAGGTGGAAGAAAACTAAGGATAGGGGCAACGTTGTAAGTGATCAAGGTACGGATACTTGTAAGAAAGGTGTGCCAGCTAAGGTAATGCGATATTTCCCTCTTATACCGAGACTAAAAAGAATCTACATGTCATCATCAACAGCAGAAGATATGAGATGGCATGATACAGAGCGATTGGGTGAAGATGATAAGAAGATTTTAAGGCATCCTTCAGATGGCTTAGCATGGAAGGAATTTGATGAGCGTCACAGTGATTTTGCATTAGACCCTCGTAGTGTTCGATTAGGTcttgcgagtgatggttttaatCCTTACCGTTTAATGAACACCACTTATAGTACGTGGCCAGTGATGTTGATTCCTTATAATCTTCCACCATGGTTATGTATGAAACCGTCTTCTTTCATTCTGTCCACGCTTATTCCTGGAAAATCAGGTCCCGGAAATGATATTGACGTGTATCTGCAGCCATTAGTGCATGAATTGAAATTGCTGTGGACAGGGGTTGAAGCTTTTGATGCTTTTGCCGGAGAGAAATTTAATTTGCGTGCGGCTTTGCTTTGGACTATTAATGACTTTCCCGGCTATGCAATGCTCTCTGGTTTGAGCACAAAAGGTTACAATGCATGTCCTATATGCTTAGATTCCACGCCTTCTGATAGATTTGGGAGCAAGATTTGCTATTGTAGCTATAGAAAATGGTTACCTGCAGATCACCCATATCGATGTCAAGGTGACAAGTTTTGTGAGAAGTTTGGAACTAATGAGTGGGGTAAAGCCCCATCTCGTCCTAGCGGCACTGATATATTGAGGCAGCAAGAAAAGGTGAAGCATGTTTACGGAAAGTCGAAGGCACCACCGAAAAAGAGGCAAAGAGGACacgatgatgacgatgatgtcCAAGATGAAAGTGACTTTGGTACCAAGAGAAGCATATTCTTTGATTTGGTGTATTGGGAGCATAATCTTCTAAGGCATAATTTAGATGtgatgcacattgagaaaaacgTGTCTGAGAATATTTTGGGAACTCTTCTTAGCATGGATAAGAGTAGAGATAGTAGGAATGATCGAGAAGCCCTTGAAGCATGGAGAATAAAGTCTCACCTTTGGCTGAGTACTAATCCTAACGGAGGTGAATGCATGCCTCCGGCTTCCTATTCTATGTCTACGGAGGAGAAGGAGAGGTTCCTAAATGTTTTGCAGAAAATTAAAGTTCCTGATGGATATGGATCCAACCTTTCTAGTTGTGTGAATATGAAGCAAAGGAAGTTGATTAACCTCAAAAGTCATGACAACCATGTTCTAATGCAGGATATCCTTCCCGTTGCCTTAAGGGCCTCTAAAGCTACAAAAGTAATTGACTTGTTGGCTAGATTGTCTTCCTTTTTCAAGAAGTTGTGCTCTACAACTATTGATCCAGATGATTTAGATGGTCttcaaaatgaaattattttaacTCTTTGTGAGTTGGAAAAGGAGTTTCTGCCTTCATTTTTCACAATCATGGTCCATTTGTTGATTCACTTAGTGGAGGAGGTTAAACTTGGTGGACCAGTGCAATACAGATGGATGTATCCCATTGAAAGGTTAATATCTTACACGTCTaaattatattctttttatttaatatttcacatttatcatatattaagTACAAATGTTTTATTTGAAAGGTACTTGTCCCATTTGAAATCACATGTAACCAATAAAGCCCAACCTGAAGGATCTATTGCAGAAGGCTTCCTTTTAGAGGAGACAATTAGGTTTTGTTCGAGATATCTTCAAGGTGTTAAGACCATTTTCAACATACCTAAAAGGATGGATGATGACATTCCAAATCCCAATGATTACTTGTTTAATTCTGGTGGTCGAGTTATTGGGAAGGAGGTCAGCATTCGCCTTGATGACAAAAGCTTAAAACAAGCTCATCGCTACATTTTGCTTCACTCTGATGAGATAAAAGGGGATCTGGA TGAATTTTTAACCGAGAAACGTCAAATGAACTTACAAAATCCTGTCACGGAGAGTGATGAAAGTAACTGGATCATCAATGAGTTTGGAGGGTGGCTGCAAAATAAG GTACATTACATAGATGCAACCACCGAAGATGGGAAACTAAGAAAAGCTTTGGCGGGTGGTTTGCATTCTTATGgtagaaaattaaaaggataCATAATCAATGGATACAAATTCCTTTCCACGGATCGCGATTCtcgtcttttgacacaaaattctGGAATTATGGTCGAAGCGGATGGAGATGCCTACTATGGAAAAGTGAAACATATCTATGAATTAGATTATTACGGAGATTACAAAGTTGTATTGTTTCGTTGTGATTGGGTAGACATTCATAGGGGTGTAAAAGCATATCCAAATGGCGGAGTATGTGTCAATTTCTCTAAATTGATGCATTCTGGACGATTGTTGCAAGATGATCCATTTGTATTCTCATCTCAAGCAAAACAAGTTTTTTACATAGAAGATGAGATACAAAAGGGATGGTTGCATGTTGTTAAGAACAAGCCTAGAGATGTGTTTGATTTAGGGGATTCTTTACCAGTAGAGGAAGAGGGTGGGACCAATTGA
- the LOC130467379 gene encoding uncharacterized protein, producing the protein MDEEMLEEEVGETEEETSTKNMWENHYRIEIAVYRLETEKNELVEKLSTLTEEITSGKDRFIRLQADFDNFRRRSGKERLSVRSDAQGEVIESLLPMVDNFERAKQQLQPETDKEKQIDTIFLR; encoded by the exons ATGGATGAGGAAATGCTAGAGGAGGAAGTTGGGGAAACAGAAGAAGAGACAAGTACCAAGAATATGTGGGAAA ACCATTATAGAATAGAGATCGCTGTTTACCGACTAGAAACAGAAAAGAACGAGTTGGTTGAGAAATTATCAACTTTGACAGAAGAGATAACTTCTGGAAAGGATAGATTTATCCGCCTGCAAGCTGACTTTGATAACTTTAGAAGGAGATCAGGTAAAGAGAGACTATCAGTTCGAAGCGATGCACAGGGAGAAGTAATTGAGAGTCTTCTTCCAATGGTGGACAACTTTGAGAGGGCGAAGCAACAGTTACAACCAGAAACGGATAAGGAAAAACAGATTGATACGATTTTTCTAAGATAG
- the LOC130467836 gene encoding uncharacterized protein isoform X1, with the protein MSYRTKRTLVAIDEGSSIAASKSPKSSDPSTQNWGPFSPPTLGVSQTFGTVSQPIKQPVAAKKTMVAPQSSLPRPTSMVSKPQLKALSKPSFTQTKPSSNPLQQPIPPTLTGTTQSRWYKGPTFPNLTEIATQKASTPNPHQPTMQPVLQPFKATLQPSLQPFKASQQPQTATNQPQKTTHQLHKATQQPQKATQQPVSSFTSVKPHLEKRAFVAPLGATKHVMSQSPTPPDTMAMKKRTGKQEGQLPPTYMHVSENAFQPLRSPPSNQVESEVMPNYNWDEFEESASESENEFDQGEGSDTAVKKATLRHRIIIPNWPESREFDEKVEAIAIDADGIRHLVKGPVLPRDVWHDAKGFRYIVKLNEFNQPIRKGGKILVSFLGDIAKNDSLCPVGVPSWRAVNNQLKTNVVTMIRKHFVLPDGPLVNKALVMRIDKPWNNHRYKLKRDFFDPVNKSREENYANVPDGVSTRSWTELVDYWLLPEAMEKSEMGKNARALQGNKHNSGATSFANRRVDMKEKKGVFSELAFFKSVYAKEDGSFKEGTLPHQFVEDANKKVQENLASSSSSKPVIEIENAVFNELMYKGEVPKRPLNYGFGVKQSDIFGVEGLLRKEGSSYVNNNAMEVENMKGEISVVKKQNEDLAQQNQVLNTKFEETTQSFKMIASFLGQVLKEVRKGNVSSNLLDGAESAINMITDDSGGNGDNQAEK; encoded by the exons ATGAGTTACAGGACTAAAAGAACATTGGTAGCTATTGACGAAGGGTCGAGCATTGCTGCATCCAAGTCCCCAAAATCTTCTGATCCATCCACCCAAAACTGGGGACCGTTCAGTCCTCCAACACTTGGAGTGTCACAGACATTTGGGACGGTATCACAACCCATTAAGCAACCAGTAGCTGCTAAAAAAACCATGGTTGCACCACAATCATCCTTGCCTCGGCCTACTTCCATGGTTTCAAAGCCACAACTGAAGGCATTATCAAAACCATCCTTTACCCAGACAAAACCATCCTCTAAcccattacaacaaccaattccGCCCACTCTTACAGGAACAACACAAAGTAGATGGTATAAAGGACCTACGTTTCCCAATCTGACTGAAATTGCAACACAAAAAGCGTCAACACCGAATCCACACCAGCCTACTATGCAGCCTGTGTTGCAGCCTTTCAAAGCTACCTTGCAGCCTTCTTTGCAGCCTTTCAAAGCTTCCCAACAGCCTCAAACAGCTACCAATCAGCCTCAAAAAACTACCCATCAGCTTCACAAAGCTACACAACAGCCTCAAAAAGCTACACAACAGCCGGTATCTTCTTTTACAAGTGTCAAACCACATTTAGAGAAAAGAGCATTTGTTGCACCTTTGGGAGCAACAAAACATGTGATGTCACAATCTCCTACACCACCAGACACCATGGCAATGAAAAAGAGAACCGGGAAGCAAGAAGGTCAGTTGCCTCCAACATACATGCATGTGAGTGAGAATGCATTTCAACCTCTGCGATCTCCTCCATCCAATCAGGTTGAGAGTGAAGTTATGCCAAACTACAACTGGGACGAATTTGAAGAATCGGCTTCTGAGAGTGAAAATGAATTTGATCAAGGAGAAGGAAGTGATACTGCTGTGAAGAAAGCAACACTTCGACATCGAATCATTATTCCAAATTGGCCAGAATCGAGGGAGTTTGATGAGAAGGTGGAGGCTATAGCTATAG ATGCTGATGGAATACGACATCTGGTAAAGGGACCAGTTCTGCCTCGAGACGTTTGGCATGATGCAAAGGGGTTCAGATACATTGTCAAGCTCAATGAATTCAACCAACCTATTCGAAAAGGTGGGAAGATCCTTGTGAGCTTCCTTGGAGATATTGCAAAAAATGATTCACTTTGTCCAGTGGGAGTCCCAAGTTGGCGTGCTGTGAACAATCAGTTAAAAACTAATGTTGTTACAATGATTCGG aaacattttgtGTTACCTGATGGACCTCTAGTTAACAAGGCACTAGTGATGCGTATTGACAAACCATGGAACAATCATCGATACAAATTGAAGAGGGATTTTTTCGATCCAGTGAATAAATCTCGAGAAGAGAACTATGCCAACGTGCCTGATGGAGTGTCCACTAGGAGTTGGAcggaattggtagattattggcttTTACCAGAGGCCATG gaaaaatctgaaatgggAAAAAATGCTCGAGCTTTACAAGGCAATAAGCACAACAGTGGTGCTACAAGCTTTGCTAATCGAAGAGTTGATATG aaagagaagaaaggagTGTTTAGCGAATTGGCATTTTTCAAATCAGTTTACGCCAAAGAAGATGGAAGCTTTAAAGAGGGCACACTTCCTCATCAATTTGTG GAGGATGCCAACAAAAAGGTCCAAGAAAATCTTGCGAGTTCCTCTTCTTCAAAGCCCGTAATTGAAATTGAGAATGCAGTCTTTAATGAGCTCATGTATAAAGGTGAAGTACCTAAACGTCCTCTGAATTATGGATTTGGAGTGAAGCAAAGCGACATCTTTGGAGTGGAAGGTTTGCTGAGGAAAGAAGGGTCAAGCTATGTTAACAACAATGCTATGGAAGTGGAGAACATGAAAGGTGAAATATCAGTTGTCAAGAAGCAAAATGAGGACCTTGCGCAACAAAATCAAGTTCTAAACACCAAGTTTGAAGAAACAACACAATCATTTAAAATGATTGCTTCTTTTTTGGGACAAGTTTTGAAGGAAGTACGCAAAGGGAATGTTTCATCGAACCTTTTAGATGGTGCGGAATCAGCAATAAATATG ATTACTGATGATTCTGGTGGCAATGGTGACAACCAGGCCGAGAAATGA